One region of Bacillus zhangzhouensis genomic DNA includes:
- a CDS encoding glycosyltransferase family 2 protein: MNEKPKVSVIIPSYNAKERLEGSLFSLTLQETDFPFEVIVADNGSTDGTMEMLEHIEVNFPFKKVHIPVNQGIAKGRNHAIREAEGDVLIFHDSDMLAEPRFIQKHAEAHTDQENLVICGVCWKRIYRYFYTAFDKDHIKRLKKQGLYKRKMEDKTPLLSLEEIENGAFLEKSFDLQSEFIDILKDILDTYQYDLGSYELPWRFFITNNSSVKRKHVMALGMFDENIVRYGFEDYDLGIRLHQLGLTFELREDIMSVHQEHPSNLTSFDDIKYNILYMCEKYNNIESIDVHLAFSGPFSHTVTNDIVKEVRQLRENPAFDDLLSYFLELIHLITERNVGIKRDKKDMLTAKHVPLKKLAEAAQFARQEYGCTVLVEAIQGLTKELLRVDLFQVDVL; the protein is encoded by the coding sequence ATGAACGAAAAGCCAAAAGTAAGCGTCATTATTCCAAGCTATAATGCCAAAGAGCGTTTAGAAGGGAGCCTTTTTTCTTTAACGCTTCAGGAAACAGATTTTCCATTTGAGGTCATTGTTGCCGATAATGGCTCAACGGATGGCACGATGGAAATGCTCGAGCACATTGAGGTGAACTTTCCGTTTAAAAAGGTGCATATTCCTGTCAATCAAGGGATTGCAAAGGGGCGTAATCATGCCATTCGCGAGGCTGAGGGAGATGTGCTCATTTTTCATGACAGTGATATGCTGGCAGAACCGAGGTTTATTCAAAAGCATGCAGAGGCCCATACGGATCAAGAGAATCTCGTCATTTGCGGTGTGTGCTGGAAGCGGATTTATCGCTATTTTTACACAGCGTTTGATAAGGATCATATAAAGCGATTGAAAAAGCAAGGACTGTATAAACGGAAAATGGAGGACAAAACGCCTCTTTTATCATTGGAAGAAATCGAAAACGGTGCATTTCTAGAGAAAAGCTTCGATTTGCAGTCTGAGTTTATTGATATCCTTAAAGACATTTTGGATACGTACCAATATGATTTAGGTTCTTATGAGCTGCCATGGCGATTTTTTATTACAAATAACTCCTCTGTCAAACGTAAGCATGTCATGGCGCTAGGGATGTTTGATGAAAATATCGTTCGGTACGGATTTGAGGATTATGATTTAGGGATTCGTCTGCATCAGCTTGGTCTCACCTTTGAATTGCGAGAGGATATCATGAGCGTACATCAGGAGCATCCAAGTAATTTAACTTCGTTTGATGACATCAAATACAACATTTTGTATATGTGTGAGAAGTACAATAATATTGAGTCCATTGATGTCCATTTGGCTTTCTCTGGTCCGTTTTCTCATACCGTGACAAATGATATTGTGAAAGAAGTTCGGCAGCTGCGTGAGAATCCAGCATTTGATGACCTGCTATCTTATTTTTTAGAACTGATTCATTTGATCACAGAGCGGAATGTAGGCATCAAACGGGATAAAAAAGATATGCTGACAGCCAAGCATGTTCCTTTGAAAAAGCTGGCAGAAGCGGCGCAGTTTGCACGGCAGGAGTATGGCTGCACGGTGCTTGTAGAAGCCATTCAAGGACTGACGAAAGAGCTGTTACGCGTTGATTTGTTCCAAGTGGATGTGTTGTAA
- a CDS encoding glycosyltransferase family 77 protein, protein MASYHFTTIVSNTHVFKLLALIHSLKKNAHAFKLSVLCADPLAYQVLREFPHLHVQYEQLEDIEDDTLRKAKENRTFHEYCWTLKPAFLLKILESSDADYLAHLDTDLYFYHDPEAIFAENPSAHLFLTDHMNSKRFYHFYELSGRFNTGFVGCRNTDVAKQAVTQWKENCLAHCTVEMDTEKKTYGDQRYVERWVDDFEGVHIVASKGANAAIWNIENYKLSVVKGDMYLDECPLLFYHFSAFTIIDENTFNLNWYYYMKEQKLVNHLYIPYAELVHQKIKQVQKVFPEFKQGFIAKKHVPDTHFYER, encoded by the coding sequence ATGGCGTCTTATCATTTTACAACCATTGTGTCGAATACCCATGTTTTTAAGCTTTTGGCGCTGATTCATTCGCTTAAAAAAAATGCTCATGCATTCAAGCTGTCCGTTTTATGTGCTGACCCTTTGGCTTATCAGGTGTTAAGGGAGTTCCCTCATCTGCATGTTCAATATGAACAGCTTGAAGACATTGAAGATGACACGCTGCGAAAGGCAAAAGAAAATCGGACGTTTCATGAGTATTGCTGGACGTTAAAACCTGCTTTTCTGCTCAAAATTCTTGAGTCCTCAGATGCGGATTATCTTGCCCATCTGGATACAGATTTGTATTTTTATCATGATCCAGAGGCAATTTTTGCAGAGAATCCAAGCGCTCATTTATTTTTGACGGATCATATGAATTCCAAGCGGTTCTATCATTTTTATGAGTTGTCTGGCCGTTTTAATACAGGGTTTGTAGGCTGCCGTAACACAGATGTTGCCAAACAGGCAGTCACGCAATGGAAAGAAAACTGTCTTGCACATTGTACAGTAGAAATGGATACAGAAAAAAAGACGTACGGAGATCAGCGGTATGTGGAAAGATGGGTTGATGATTTTGAAGGGGTTCATATCGTTGCATCTAAAGGAGCCAATGCGGCGATTTGGAACATTGAAAACTACAAGCTTTCAGTTGTAAAAGGGGATATGTATCTCGACGAATGTCCACTCTTGTTCTATCATTTTTCTGCCTTTACGATCATTGACGAGAATACCTTTAACCTTAATTGGTATTACTATATGAAAGAACAGAAGCTTGTGAATCATTTGTATATTCCGTATGCCGAATTGGTTCATCAAAAGATTAAACAGGTGCAAAAGGTATTTCCAGAATTTAAACAAGGATTTATTGCGAAGAAGCATGTTCCCGACACGCATTTTTATGAGAGATGA
- a CDS encoding MFS transporter — translation MAITARTKDKPQHSVTGSTVYPILLIIGICHMLNDTLQAVIPAMFPILERSMGLTFTQLGLIAFTLNMVSSVMQPAIGWYTDKRPMPYALPIALFSSAVGIFGLAFAPSFATILLCVVFIGLGSAIFHPEGSRVANMAAGPRRGLAQSIYQVGGNTGQAFAPLIAAFMLVPIGQTGAAWFTIVGMIAVGFLLYISRWYAERLQIIQAQVKKTPAKATRSDIHRKSALIALGIIVFLIFARSWYGNAISNFYAFYAIEQYGLTIKESQTYIFLFLILGAIGTFLGGPLADRFGKKNVILVSLLASFPLALLLPFAGPVFAYVLLGLIGLILTSSFSVTVVYAQELFPGKIGTMSGLTVGLAFGMGAIGSVALGSFIDAFGLTPTMIGVAFLPILGILAFLLPSDQTVSKWNES, via the coding sequence TTGGCCATTACTGCTCGTACAAAGGATAAACCTCAACATTCTGTTACCGGCTCAACGGTTTATCCCATCTTATTAATTATTGGTATTTGTCATATGTTGAACGACACACTGCAAGCCGTTATTCCTGCGATGTTCCCTATTTTAGAACGTTCAATGGGACTGACCTTTACACAATTAGGGTTGATTGCCTTTACATTAAATATGGTCTCCTCCGTGATGCAGCCTGCTATTGGTTGGTACACAGATAAACGGCCGATGCCTTATGCACTTCCGATTGCTTTATTTTCAAGTGCTGTCGGTATATTCGGACTCGCGTTTGCTCCGTCCTTTGCCACCATTCTGCTTTGCGTTGTTTTTATCGGACTTGGCTCTGCAATCTTCCATCCAGAGGGCTCCCGTGTTGCCAACATGGCAGCTGGTCCAAGACGAGGACTTGCACAGTCCATCTATCAAGTAGGCGGGAATACAGGTCAAGCCTTTGCTCCGCTTATCGCTGCATTCATGCTGGTCCCGATCGGTCAAACAGGCGCGGCTTGGTTTACGATTGTTGGAATGATAGCGGTTGGTTTCCTTCTTTATATATCAAGATGGTACGCAGAAAGACTTCAAATCATTCAGGCCCAAGTGAAAAAAACACCTGCAAAAGCTACCAGATCTGATATTCATCGTAAATCAGCACTCATTGCCCTTGGCATTATCGTCTTTCTCATCTTCGCCCGCTCTTGGTATGGAAATGCCATTTCGAATTTCTATGCGTTTTATGCGATTGAACAATACGGTTTGACGATTAAAGAGTCACAGACTTATATTTTCTTATTTCTTATTCTAGGTGCAATTGGGACATTTTTAGGCGGGCCGCTTGCAGACCGCTTTGGCAAGAAAAACGTGATTTTAGTTTCCTTATTGGCATCCTTCCCACTTGCTCTGCTGCTGCCATTTGCCGGACCCGTTTTTGCTTATGTTTTACTCGGACTGATTGGGCTCATTTTGACATCAAGCTTCTCTGTCACAGTGGTATATGCCCAAGAACTATTTCCCGGGAAAATTGGCACAATGTCCGGGTTAACTGTTGGACTTGCGTTTGGTATGGGTGCAATTGGATCAGTTGCCCTCGGCTCATTCATTGATGCCTTTGGCTTAACACCTACTATGATCGGTGTTGCCTTTTTACCGATATTAGGCATCCTAGCCTTCTTACTTCCTAGCGATCAAACCGTCTCCAAATGGAATGAATCCTAA
- a CDS encoding penicillin-binding transpeptidase domain-containing protein, with protein MYTDQKKSFWKQKKVIVSLLSIIVVVAAFFLLKDTLFSKEKEALKAAQHFTKHMEKKDFTKLADEVTSASLKANDFSKKQLAEKYDNIFNGIGAYDLNISKLNVEKQDKGNGYQFSYDVSMKTSLGKLHKLSYKGILSEEDDKWKVDWKPNLIFPKMEKGDTIKVKSDPAVRGNIVDRKGRMLAETTGGNALGIIPEKLGTGEEKERNIKKISKAFDIDEELINNQLKQAWVTDDTFVPLKSMLKQQPIPKDVNGVTYQSKEMRYYPYNEAAAHLTGYVGKANADDIKRNPALKADQIIGKTGLEFTFDKNLRGQDGGSILIVHDETGFEETLQKLDRRDGKTVKLTIDASLQKKAYDQLKGEKGAVTIMNPSSGDLLALVSAPSYDVNLMTNGITPKQYQAYSENPDLPFQDRYASRYAPGSTFKTITAAIGLETGVTKPDKVRTIHGLKWQKDQSWGNYRITRVHDKEKVNMVDALVYSDNIYFGQEALEIGKDTYEKKVKAFGFGENLHMPFTMKPAQVSNDGIQSDILLADSAYGQGELLMSPIEQVHAYSPFATGGKLVYPRVIQDEKTASPKQIIKGDSANTVKDALTKVVTSPNGTAHSLQIEGADIAAKTGTAELKSRQGATDGTENGFLLAFNPKKEDYILVGMIEGVKNRGGSGLVVQKMKPVIASFYK; from the coding sequence TTGTATACGGATCAAAAAAAATCATTTTGGAAACAGAAAAAAGTCATCGTCTCTCTCCTTAGCATCATCGTAGTTGTTGCTGCTTTCTTTTTGTTAAAAGATACCCTTTTCTCAAAAGAAAAAGAGGCATTAAAAGCTGCTCAACACTTTACGAAACATATGGAGAAGAAAGACTTTACGAAGCTGGCAGATGAGGTGACAAGTGCATCTTTGAAAGCCAATGACTTTTCAAAAAAACAACTAGCCGAAAAATATGACAATATTTTCAACGGCATTGGTGCTTATGATCTGAACATATCAAAGCTCAACGTTGAAAAACAGGACAAAGGAAATGGGTATCAATTCTCCTATGATGTATCGATGAAAACGTCTCTTGGCAAACTGCATAAGCTGTCTTACAAGGGCATTCTTTCCGAAGAAGACGACAAGTGGAAAGTGGACTGGAAACCCAATCTCATCTTCCCGAAAATGGAGAAAGGAGATACCATCAAAGTCAAATCAGACCCTGCTGTCCGCGGAAACATTGTCGACCGAAAAGGACGTATGCTAGCAGAAACAACTGGTGGAAACGCACTTGGCATCATCCCAGAAAAGCTCGGAACAGGAGAAGAAAAAGAACGCAATATCAAAAAAATCAGCAAAGCTTTTGATATAGACGAAGAACTAATCAACAATCAGCTGAAACAAGCATGGGTCACAGACGACACGTTTGTCCCGCTCAAATCGATGTTAAAACAGCAGCCGATTCCAAAGGACGTAAATGGCGTCACCTATCAATCGAAGGAAATGCGCTACTATCCATATAACGAAGCTGCCGCTCATCTCACCGGGTATGTCGGAAAAGCAAATGCAGATGATATCAAAAGAAATCCAGCATTAAAGGCGGATCAAATCATCGGCAAAACCGGCCTTGAATTCACATTTGACAAAAACTTACGCGGCCAAGATGGCGGAAGCATTCTCATTGTCCATGATGAAACAGGCTTTGAAGAAACATTGCAAAAATTAGATCGGAGAGATGGAAAAACAGTGAAGCTGACGATTGATGCCTCTTTACAGAAAAAAGCCTATGATCAGCTGAAAGGTGAAAAAGGGGCCGTCACGATCATGAATCCATCATCAGGCGATCTATTAGCGCTTGTCAGTGCCCCTTCCTACGATGTCAATCTCATGACAAATGGGATTACACCAAAGCAATATCAAGCATACAGTGAAAACCCAGACCTTCCATTCCAAGATCGATATGCGAGCCGGTATGCACCAGGGTCCACATTCAAAACCATTACAGCCGCCATTGGGCTGGAAACAGGTGTCACAAAGCCTGACAAAGTGCGCACCATTCACGGACTGAAATGGCAAAAGGATCAATCTTGGGGAAATTATCGCATCACACGGGTTCACGATAAAGAAAAAGTAAATATGGTCGATGCCCTTGTGTACTCAGACAATATTTATTTTGGACAGGAAGCACTCGAAATCGGCAAAGACACCTACGAGAAAAAAGTGAAAGCATTTGGATTTGGCGAAAACTTACACATGCCATTTACAATGAAGCCTGCACAAGTATCGAACGATGGCATTCAATCAGATATTTTACTGGCTGACTCAGCGTATGGCCAAGGCGAATTACTCATGTCACCGATTGAACAAGTACATGCCTATTCTCCATTTGCCACAGGAGGCAAGCTTGTCTACCCTCGAGTGATTCAAGATGAAAAAACAGCATCACCAAAACAAATCATCAAAGGAGACTCGGCAAACACAGTGAAAGACGCATTAACTAAGGTCGTGACTAGCCCAAACGGAACAGCCCACTCCTTACAAATCGAAGGAGCGGATATTGCCGCTAAAACGGGAACGGCAGAATTAAAGAGCAGACAAGGTGCAACAGACGGCACTGAAAACGGTTTTTTACTTGCGTTTAATCCTAAAAAAGAAGATTACATCCTCGTTGGCATGATCGAAGGTGTGAAAAACCGAGGCGGCAGTGGACTCGTCGTTCAAAAAATGAAGCCTGTGATTGCTTCTTTTTACAAATAA
- a CDS encoding DASS family sodium-coupled anion symporter, whose product MVIVYKKVNLIGLVLGPALFLLVLFLIPEDELTYAPRVVLGITAWTATWWVTEALPIPTTSLLPIILLPTLGGLSMEQASRSYGDPIVFMYMGGFMIAIAIEKWNLHRRMALHILRVIGTRSDRIVLGVMIATAFLSMWISNAATALMMLPVALAVIQEVKTNEILSGPSLDRFSKSILLSVAYSASIGGLATLVGSVPNAVFAAMSKKLLDREIMFFEWFLFGFPVALILLILLFLYLTRVQFKVEHTGEMSAVFIQKGLEDLGKMKQEEKWVFVVFLMTAFLWIFKLFLFGGMTVSDTSIAIFGAMLLFLIPATNGERILEWQDMKDLPWGLLLLFGGGLALATGFAETNLTGWIGENLQHLNGLSYILLLIILTGAILFMTEIMSNTAVANMIIPITVGLGLAIGIEPYGLMAAAALASSCAFMLPISTPPNAAVFSADVLKISDMVRAGFWFNIISIVVIVLAVYFWMPIVLKS is encoded by the coding sequence ATGGTTATCGTTTATAAAAAGGTGAATTTGATTGGACTTGTTCTTGGCCCGGCACTCTTTTTGCTCGTTCTTTTTCTCATACCCGAAGATGAATTGACCTATGCACCGAGGGTAGTCTTGGGCATTACGGCTTGGACGGCCACATGGTGGGTGACTGAAGCACTGCCCATTCCCACTACATCTTTATTGCCCATCATCCTGCTGCCGACACTTGGCGGGCTTTCTATGGAACAGGCATCAAGGTCTTATGGAGATCCGATCGTCTTTATGTACATGGGAGGATTTATGATCGCCATTGCCATTGAAAAATGGAACTTACATAGAAGAATGGCCTTACACATTTTAAGGGTGATTGGTACAAGAAGTGACCGCATTGTATTAGGTGTCATGATCGCGACTGCTTTTTTATCTATGTGGATTTCGAATGCAGCGACAGCACTAATGATGCTGCCAGTGGCACTTGCAGTGATTCAAGAGGTCAAGACAAATGAAATCTTATCTGGTCCATCCCTTGATCGATTCAGTAAAAGCATCTTATTGTCGGTAGCGTATTCAGCGTCAATTGGAGGTTTGGCGACACTTGTCGGGTCTGTGCCAAATGCGGTGTTTGCTGCGATGTCAAAAAAATTGCTAGATCGGGAGATTATGTTTTTCGAATGGTTTTTGTTTGGTTTTCCTGTTGCGCTGATTCTGCTCATCCTCTTATTTTTGTATTTGACGAGGGTACAGTTCAAGGTAGAACACACAGGTGAAATGAGTGCAGTGTTCATTCAAAAGGGATTAGAGGATTTAGGAAAAATGAAACAAGAGGAAAAGTGGGTATTTGTTGTTTTTCTCATGACAGCATTTTTATGGATTTTTAAGCTCTTTTTGTTTGGAGGGATGACCGTATCTGATACGTCTATCGCCATTTTCGGTGCCATGCTGTTATTTCTCATTCCAGCAACAAATGGAGAGAGAATATTAGAATGGCAGGATATGAAAGACCTGCCGTGGGGACTTTTGCTTTTGTTTGGAGGGGGGCTTGCGCTCGCTACGGGCTTTGCAGAAACCAATCTAACAGGATGGATTGGAGAAAATCTACAGCATTTAAATGGACTTTCGTATATCCTGCTGTTGATTATTTTAACGGGAGCGATTCTGTTTATGACTGAAATTATGTCCAATACAGCTGTTGCCAATATGATAATTCCGATAACGGTAGGACTTGGGCTTGCGATTGGAATCGAGCCGTATGGTTTAATGGCTGCGGCTGCTTTGGCTTCTTCCTGTGCGTTTATGCTGCCGATTTCCACACCGCCAAATGCCGCTGTCTTTAGTGCGGACGTGCTGAAAATTTCTGATATGGTCAGGGCAGGCTTTTGGTTCAATATCATCAGTATTGTGGTGATTGTTCTAGCGGTTTATTTCTGGATGCCGATTGTGCTGAAAAGCTGA
- a CDS encoding Hsp20/alpha crystallin family protein, with protein sequence MDFEKMKQWMDIAQQMHGDDFWKMIFDDEQRSPFMANGPSPFTFTQQDQRGSDAPFPPIDMVETPTEIQYLIYLPGYRKEDVQVLSYGEYLVVKGQRFSFFNEQDFRQKQGKYGPFEKKIRLPEMILGQMNAAFKDGVLYIRLQKDEGKATAIIIDDEY encoded by the coding sequence ATGGACTTCGAAAAAATGAAGCAGTGGATGGATATTGCCCAGCAAATGCATGGAGATGATTTTTGGAAAATGATCTTCGATGATGAGCAAAGATCCCCTTTTATGGCAAACGGTCCATCTCCATTTACATTCACACAGCAGGATCAGCGAGGATCAGATGCGCCGTTTCCTCCAATCGACATGGTGGAAACCCCTACAGAAATTCAGTATTTAATTTATTTGCCTGGCTACCGAAAGGAAGATGTTCAGGTCTTATCATATGGTGAATATTTGGTTGTGAAAGGACAGCGTTTTTCCTTTTTTAACGAGCAGGACTTTCGCCAAAAGCAAGGGAAGTATGGTCCGTTTGAAAAGAAAATCCGTCTTCCAGAGATGATTCTTGGTCAAATGAATGCTGCCTTTAAAGATGGTGTACTTTACATCCGCCTGCAAAAGGATGAAGGAAAAGCGACTGCTATCATCATAGATGACGAATATTGA